The sequence AGATGCCACCGGGGAAACCGGAATGGCGGTAGTACACCTTGTCGTTGGCCTTGTTGCCGGTCACACGGATTTTGTCGGCGTTCAGAACGACGATGTAATCACCGGTGTCCACGTGAGGCGTGTAGATGGCCTTGTGCTTGCCGCGCAGACGGAGTGCCACTTCGCTGGCGACACGTCCGAGCACCTTATCGGTGGCGTCAATCACAAACCACTCGTGCGTCACCTCGGCCGGCTTGGCGCTGAAGGTCTTCATGAGAAGGTCTCTAAATCTGTAAAGTAAACCGGCTGTTTGTTCGCCTGGCGTCTTCGGAACTGCTTGTGAAGTCCGCGCACAAGGTCTGTGCGCGGCATGCAGCCTCTCAGACTGCCCGGTGCTGTGCGTTGTGCGCCTCAGCTCCGAACTCCCCGCCGATGACGGGAAAGCCTTCGATTCTATCCCAAATCAGCCCGCAGGGGGAGGATGCTGACTGGGGGCATCGATGTTCATGGGGGTGTCAACCCCAGGCGGGCTGAAACGTTCGTGTAAGAATCGTAAAATTCAGGGTTAACCCTCATCGTGAGGTGCCTGCCATGCCTGCTTCATCCGATTCTGCTGCTGTGTCTTCCGTTCTTCGCTGGATTCCCATTCGCTCGCTCGGCGCACGCCATCGCGCCCGGGTGCTGGCGCACTTGTTGGCTCTGACCCCGGCGGATCGGTATCTGCGCTTTGGCTACTGCGCGACGGACGCCCAGGTGACACGCTACGTCGAACGGCTGGACTTCGAGCAGGATCAACTGTTCGGCATCTTCAACCGCCAGCTTGAATTGGTGGCAATGGCTCACCTGGCTTACTTGCCCCAGGGAACGGGCGGCGCACGAATGGCGGAATTTGGGGTGTCGGTGCTGGGCCAAGCACGGGGGGGCGGATTGGGTTCACGCCTGTTCGATCACGCGGTTCTGCACGCTCGCAACCGCAACATCGACACGTTGATCATCCACGCCCTCACCGAAAACACCGCCATGCTGCGCATTGCCCACAACGCGGGGGCCCGCGTCCTGCGCCAAGGCCCGGATGCCGAGGCGCTGCTGCAATTGCCACCCTACACCGTGGCATCGCAAATCGAAGAGCTGCTGGAAGATCGTGCCGCCGAGGTGGACTACCACTTCAAGCGCCAGGTGCGCCGGGTGGACACGCTGTGGGGCCGCGTCACCGGTCTGCGCGCCGACTGAGGCCCTGCGCGGGGCGGCGGGGCGTGGGGCTACCATGGCCGCATGTCCGAACATTTCTCTGCTGCCGCGCCGGCGCCCGCTGGGCGGGCCTTCGCTGACCTCGATCCCGATGCGGTGTTGCAAGCCCTGCACCTGGCGGGGCTGGAGGGCGATGGGCGCCTCCTGCAACTGAATTCCTACGAAAACCGCGTGTGGCAAGCCCATTTGGACGATGGGCGGGTGGTGGTGGCCAAGTTTTACCGCCCCAGTCGCTGGACGGACGCCCAAATCCGCGAAGAACACGCCTTCGCCCACGCGCTGGCCGAGCAGGATGTGCCCGTGGTGGCACCGCTGCGTTTGACGCCGGCTTGGCTTTCAGAAGAGTTGCGCGTGGATGCGCTGTGCCCAAGCCTGGCCCACGTTCGCACCGAGGGCGGTGGGATGTATCGGCTGGCGGTGAGCGAGCGGCGCGTGGGGCATGCCCCGGAGCTGGAATCAGCGGAGGTGCTGGCCCGGTTGGGGCGCTTGGTCGGGCGCATGCACCGCGTGGGCCGGCAGGCGACGTTTCAGCACCGCCGGCCGCTGTCCGTGCAGACGCTGGGACATGCGGCACGGCAACAGCTCATCGACACCGGGGTGGTGCATTCGGATACGGAATCGGCTTGGTTGCGAGCCAGTGCCGAGGCGTTGGCGTGTGCCGAGACCCAGTTTGAGCGCTTGGCCCCATCGTGCGTGCGTTTGCATGGGGACATGCACCCCGGCAACGTGCTGTGGCGCGACGAGGGCCAGCACGCGGGGCCGAACGTGGTTGATCTGGACGATTGCGGCCACGGCCCGGCCATTCAAGATCTGTGGATGCTGCTGCCCGGCGAGCGCGAGGCCGTGGAGGCCAGCCTCTATCACCTGCTGGACGGCTACCGCGACGTGATGCCGTTTGACGACCGCGAGTTGCTGCTCATCGAGCCCTTGCGCACGCTGCGCATGATTCACCACAGCGCTTGGATTGCGCGGCGGTGGCGCGATCCGGCGTTTCCGGTGGCGTTTCCGTGGTTTGCCAGCCCGGCCTACTGGCAGCAGCAGGCCACGGAGTTGTGGGAACAGGTCGAACGGATGCGATCAGCCGCCTGCGCGGGGTGAGGTCGCAGCGCCAGGTTTGCGCACGGCAAGCGGCGGACGCGCAGGCACCCCAGGCGATAGTTTGACCGGAGGCACACCCACGCCCTCGGCCAACACCCGCTCGATGGCCCGTTGGCGCAGGACTTGGAAGGCAGGCAGCAGGTCGGCGGGCTGGGCGGTGGGGGGGGCAGGGCCACACCGCTGCGTTGGGCCAGCCAATCCAGGGCTTCGGGGCTTAGGCGCAGGATGTCGGCATCGCAGTGGATATCGTCGGCGCTGGCACTGCCCAGGTGGCGCACATCGTGGCCGATGCGCTGGCTGATCCAGTCCAGGTCTTCGCCTTTTTGCGCCAAGAAGTCCGCCAGCAATTCGGGGGCAAAGCGCAGCTTGGGGCCGGGAACTTGCAGGAAGTCATGCACCATGTAACTCTCGACGCGCAGCACCCCATGCAGCGCAGGATCGAGGGCCGCGCCGTAGCGGGTGTCCATGCCGATCAAACGACGGTAATTCACCAGCAGCGCGGTGGCGTTGCGAGACATGCCCTCGTTGGCGCGCAACACCGTGCTCGGATCGATGCGCACGCCCGTGCGCTGGCAGAAATCCCGCACCACGCAGCCTTCAGCCAGCGCCGACGTTTGAAACGGCACCAGCGTGACATGCTCGCGGCCAAACGCCAGATCGAACTTCTTCAAAGTGAAACGGTAGCGTGGGTACAGCACTTCCCAAAGCAAGAGACCTTTGCCGCCGCCTTTGAGCAACTGTTGGTAGATGCTCTCCATGTACCCCTTGGCGTCGCGCACGTAGGCGATGACGTGGGTTTCTTTGATGTGCTGGCGCAGCAGTTGACGCATGTCCTGCACTTCGGCTGGTTCGAGTCGGCAGGCGTCTTCTCCGGAGAGGATGACACACGGCCCACCTTTGGCCACTTCTTGACCCAACTGCTGGCGGCTGACTTGGCGCCGGAAGGCCCGGAACTCCGGCGTGATGGCAGGTCGGAGTGGGGACGAGTGCATGCGCCACTGCCCAAACGCTTGCATCAGTGCGCCGCTGGCGTTGGGCACGCCCACGTCCACATAGGTGGCGCCTTCGAGGGTGGGGTTGCGGTACAGCGAGTTCTGGATCGAAGTAGATCCGGTCTTGTGCATACCAGCGTGGAGGATACAGCGGCGGGTCATGAGCACTGATTCTAGGTTCAAGCCTTCAAAAACTCCGCCCGCTGCCCCAACCACCGCGCCACCTGCGCGGCAGCGGCTTGCGGATGCCGATCCAACAACAGCGGGGCGACGTGGCGTGCTTGCGCCAGCAAGGCGGCATCCTGCGTCACATCGGCGAAGCGCAGCAGGGCATCGCCGGATTGGCGGGCGCCCATGAAATCCCCCGGGCCACGGATCTCCAAATCACGCCGGGCAATTTCAAACCCATCGGTGGTTTCGACCATGGCCCGCAGGCGCTGCTTGCCCGTCTCGGACAACGGCCCGCTGTACAGCAGCACGCACACGCTGGCCACGCTGCCGCGTCCGACCCGGCCACGCAACTGGTGCAGTTGCGCCAAGCCGAAGCGGTCGGCATGCTCGATCACCATCAGGCTAGCGTTGGGCACATCGACGCCCACTTCGATCACCGTGGTCGCCACCAACACGCCCAGCACGCCGGCGCTGAAGCCGGCCATCACCGTGGCTTTTTCCACGGGTGGGAGTCGGCCATGCAGCAGCCCGACTTGCACGCCCGGCAGCGCTTCACTCAGCAGCGCATGGGTTTCGGTGACGTTGCGCAGTTCGGCCATGCTTTTGCCGCTCAAGTCCTCGCCGTCGCTTTCTTCGATCAGCGGGCACACCCAATACACCTGCCGCCCGCGTGCCACTTCATCGCGGATGCGCTCGATCACCTCCGTGCGGCGCGTGTCCGCAAACACTTTGGTGACGATGGGGGTGCGACCGGGCGGCAGTTGGTCGAGCGTGGAAACTTCGAGGTCGGCGTAATACGTCATCGCCAGGGTGCGGGGGATGGGCGTGGCGCTCATCATCAGCAGATGCGGCTCCAGCGTGGCCCGTCCTTCGGCTTGGAGTTTGCGCCGCAGCCGCAAGCGTTGTTCGACGCCAAAACGGTGCTGTTCATCGACGATGGCCAAACCCAACCGGGCGAATTGCACATCGTCCTGAATCACCGCATGGGTGCCCACTGCCAGCGCGGCGCCGCCGCTGGCCAGGGCGTCGAGGGCTTGTTTGCGTGCTTTGCCTTTGCGGCTGCCAGTGAGCCACGCCACTTTCACGCCCAGCGGCTCCAGCCATTGCACCAACTTGGCGAAGTGCTGTTCGGCCAGGATTTCGGTGGGCGCCATCAGCGCGCATTGCCAGCCCGCATCCATCGCCACGGCGGCGGACAGCGCGGCCACCACGGTTTTTCCCGCGCCTACGTCGCCTTGCAGCAGGCGGTGCATGGGGCGGCCCGTGGCCAGATCGGCGGCAATTTCGGCACACACCCGCTGCTGCGCGTCGGTGAGGGCAAAGGGCAGGGCGGCGAGCAGTTGTTCCCGCAACGCGCCTTCCCGGCTGGGCAGTTCGGGCGCTGCCAATTGGGCGCGGGCGCGGCGCGCTTGCATTTGCGAGAGCTGCTGCGCCAGCAGTTCCTCAAACTTCAGGCGCTGCCAAGCGGGGTGGCTGCGGTCTTCGAGCGGAGCTAAGCGAGCGTCGGCGGGCGGGTGGTGCAAAAACGCCAGCGCTTGGCGCAGCGGCGGCAGGCCGGCGGGCACCGTGTTGGGGGGCAGGATTTCGGCCAAGTCCGCCCGCTGCAACCCGCTGGCCACCGCTTTGCGCAAGTAGGCTTGCGGCAGTTGTGCGCTGCTCGGATACACCGGGGTGAGGCTGTCCGCCAGAGGCGCATCGGCGTCCACCACCTTGAAGGTCGGGTGGATCATCTCGTGGCCAAAGAAACCGGGGCGCACCTCGCCGTGCGCTCGCACGCGCTGGCCGGGCGCCAAAGTCTTTTGGTGCGAGGGATAGAAATGCACGAAGCGCAGGATCAGCCGATCCCCAGCGGCATCGCGCAGCGTCACCAGAAACTGGCGCCGGGGGCGCGACTCCACACGAGCGTCTTCGATCTGACCTTCCACCACCACGGCCACGCCGGGCCGCGCACGCGCCACCGGCGTGAGGCGGGTTTCGTCCTCGTAGCGCAGCGGCAGATGCAGCGCCAGGGCTTCGGGCGTGGTCAAGCCCAGGCGTTCGAGGGCGCGGGCGGGGGCACTCTGGGGCGCCGTGGGGCGCGGGGGGGCTGGCAACGGGTCAGCTTCAGACATGGCCGGATTGTGCGTTTTGCGCATGAGCTAGCGCGTTTTGCTTCGTTTTCCCGCTGGGGGTGGCTGCCTAGCATCGCGCCACTGTCGCTTTTGCTGCTGCTGTTGTGATGTTGTCCAAGCTGTTGTTACGCCGTCCGTCCGTGCTACCGGGTTTCGACCTGGCGCTGGGCCTGGCGGTGTTCTATTTGTGCCTGATTGTGCTCATCCCACTGTCGGCGGTGTTCCTCAAAACCTTCACGTTGAGTTGGGACGGTTTCGTCGAAGCGGCGTTCTCGCCGCGTGTGCTGGCCAGTTATCGGCTGACCTTCGGTGCCTCGTTGGCCGCCGCCCTGCTGAACGGCGTGTGCGGCCTGCTGGTGGCCTGGGTGCTGGTGCGCTACACCTTCCCGTTCAAGCGCATCAT is a genomic window of Vitreoscilla filiformis containing:
- the rplM gene encoding 50S ribosomal protein L13; the encoded protein is MKTFSAKPAEVTHEWFVIDATDKVLGRVASEVALRLRGKHKAIYTPHVDTGDYIVVLNADKIRVTGNKANDKVYYRHSGFPGGIYGTKFKDMQAKHPGRALEKAVKGMLPKGPLGYAMIKKLKVYAGDTHPHTAQQPKPLAI
- a CDS encoding GNAT family N-acetyltransferase, with protein sequence MPASSDSAAVSSVLRWIPIRSLGARHRARVLAHLLALTPADRYLRFGYCATDAQVTRYVERLDFEQDQLFGIFNRQLELVAMAHLAYLPQGTGGARMAEFGVSVLGQARGGGLGSRLFDHAVLHARNRNIDTLIIHALTENTAMLRIAHNAGARVLRQGPDAEALLQLPPYTVASQIEELLEDRAAEVDYHFKRQVRRVDTLWGRVTGLRAD
- a CDS encoding serine/threonine protein kinase encodes the protein MSEHFSAAAPAPAGRAFADLDPDAVLQALHLAGLEGDGRLLQLNSYENRVWQAHLDDGRVVVAKFYRPSRWTDAQIREEHAFAHALAEQDVPVVAPLRLTPAWLSEELRVDALCPSLAHVRTEGGGMYRLAVSERRVGHAPELESAEVLARLGRLVGRMHRVGRQATFQHRRPLSVQTLGHAARQQLIDTGVVHSDTESAWLRASAEALACAETQFERLAPSCVRLHGDMHPGNVLWRDEGQHAGPNVVDLDDCGHGPAIQDLWMLLPGEREAVEASLYHLLDGYRDVMPFDDRELLLIEPLRTLRMIHHSAWIARRWRDPAFPVAFPWFASPAYWQQQATELWEQVERMRSAACAG
- the recG gene encoding ATP-dependent DNA helicase RecG; this encodes MSEADPLPAPPRPTAPQSAPARALERLGLTTPEALALHLPLRYEDETRLTPVARARPGVAVVVEGQIEDARVESRPRRQFLVTLRDAAGDRLILRFVHFYPSHQKTLAPGQRVRAHGEVRPGFFGHEMIHPTFKVVDADAPLADSLTPVYPSSAQLPQAYLRKAVASGLQRADLAEILPPNTVPAGLPPLRQALAFLHHPPADARLAPLEDRSHPAWQRLKFEELLAQQLSQMQARRARAQLAAPELPSREGALREQLLAALPFALTDAQQRVCAEIAADLATGRPMHRLLQGDVGAGKTVVAALSAAVAMDAGWQCALMAPTEILAEQHFAKLVQWLEPLGVKVAWLTGSRKGKARKQALDALASGGAALAVGTHAVIQDDVQFARLGLAIVDEQHRFGVEQRLRLRRKLQAEGRATLEPHLLMMSATPIPRTLAMTYYADLEVSTLDQLPPGRTPIVTKVFADTRRTEVIERIRDEVARGRQVYWVCPLIEESDGEDLSGKSMAELRNVTETHALLSEALPGVQVGLLHGRLPPVEKATVMAGFSAGVLGVLVATTVIEVGVDVPNASLMVIEHADRFGLAQLHQLRGRVGRGSVASVCVLLYSGPLSETGKQRLRAMVETTDGFEIARRDLEIRGPGDFMGARQSGDALLRFADVTQDAALLAQARHVAPLLLDRHPQAAAAQVARWLGQRAEFLKA